From the genome of Indicator indicator isolate 239-I01 chromosome 17, UM_Iind_1.1, whole genome shotgun sequence, one region includes:
- the SPRY3 gene encoding protein sprouty homolog 3, with protein MQLSSSAAELSCDETMEPPSEDFQQVLSIDQIRSIRASNNYVERPAGCCQQTRSNPSLAQPPPKHEWSQDRLASSTFQDLHLSHQMPPLQQHMSHSSTASSVSQSTTTSDQRLLSSLTPSHSGHSLIRTQPRAGEPKAEESPLKGVPEKPSLQGGHHLLLCEECGRCKCGRCTAARSLPSCWLCNQRCLCSPESLLDYGTCLCCVKGLFYHCSTDDEDTCADDPCSCGPGSCCARWAAMSFLSLFMPCLCCYFPTLGCLKLCQRGYDGLKRPGCRCQSHTNTVCRKISSSGSTPFPKTLDKPV; from the coding sequence ATGCAGCTCTCTTCCAGCGCGGCTGAGCTCAGCTGTGACGAGACGATGGAGCCACCCTCGGAGGACTTCCAGCAGGTCCTGTCCATCGACCAAATCCGCTCCATCCGTGCCAGCAACAACTATGTGGAGCGACCGGCCGGCTGCTGCCAGCAAACCCGCTCCAACCCTTCCCTGGCCCAGCCGCCTCCCAAACACGAGTGGTCCCAGGACCGCCTGGCGTCTTCCACCTTCCAGGACCTGCACCTCAGTCACCAGATGCCACCTTTGCAACAACACATGAGCCATTCCAGCACGGCCAGCTCGGTCTCCCAAAGCACCACGACCTCCGACCAACggctcctcagcagcctcaccccTTCCCACTCCGGCCATTCCCTCATCCGGACGCAGCCGCGGGCGGGGGAGCCGAAAGCCGAGGAGTCGCCGCTGAAAGGGGTCCCGGAGAAGCCCTCCCTGCAGGGcggccaccacctcctcctctgcgAGGAGTGCGGGCGCTGCAAGTGTGGCCGCTGCACGGCCGCCCGCAGCCTGCcctcctgctggctctgcaaCCAGCGCTGCCTCTGCTCCCCCGAGAGCCTGCTCGACTACGGGACGTGCCTGTGCTGCGTCAAGGGGCTCTTCTACCACTGCTCCACCGACGACGAGGACACCTGCGCCGACGACCCCTGCTCCTGCGGGCCGGGCTCCTGCTGCGCCCGCTGGGCTGCCATgagcttcctctccctcttcatgccctgcctctgctgctacTTTCCTACCTTGGGCTGCCTCAAACTGTGCCAGCGGGGTTATGACGGTCTCAAGCGACCCGGCTGCCGCTGCCAGAGCCACACCAACACGGTCTGCAGGAAGATCTCCTCCTCCGGCAGCACGCCTTTCCCCAAGACGCTGGACAAGCCGGTATGA